A stretch of the Glycine soja cultivar W05 chromosome 13, ASM419377v2, whole genome shotgun sequence genome encodes the following:
- the LOC114380987 gene encoding putative disease resistance protein At4g11170 isoform X3, with product MKIIMDEQNMIRAVASSSNSSSMVSSKKYDVFLSFRGEDTRKNFTSHLYEALKQKKIETYIDYRLEKGDEISAALIKAIEDSHVSVVIFSENYASSKWCLGELGKIMECKKERGQIVIPVFYNIDPSHVRKQTGSYEQSFAKHTGEPRCSKWKAALTEAANLAAWDSQIYRTESEFLKDIVKDVLRKLAPRYPNHRKELVGVEENYEKIESLLKIGSSKVRILGIWGMGGIGKTTLASALYDKLSPEFEGCCFLANVREESDKHGFKALRNKLFSELLENENLCFDASSFLVSHFVLSRLGRKKVFIVLDDVDTSEQLENLIEDFDFLGLGSRVIVTTRNKQIFSQVDKIYKVKELSIHHSLKLFCLSVFREKQPKHGYEDLSRSAISYCKGIPLALKVLGASLRSRSKQAWECELRKLQKFPNMEIHNVLKLSYDGLDYSQKEIFLDIACFLRGKQRDHVTSILEAFDFPAASGIEVLLDKALITISGGIQIEMHDLIQEMGWKIVHQEHIKDPGRRSRLWKHEEVHDVLKYNKNLVNLKTIDLWGSRDLVEIPDLSKAEKLESVSLCYCESLCQLQVHSKSLGVLNLYGCSSLREFLVTSEELTELNLAFTAICALPSSIWQKRKLRSLYLRGCHNLNKLSDEPRFCGSYKHSITTLASNVKRLPVNIENLSMMTMIWLDDCRKLVSLPELPLFLEKLSACNCTSLDTKITQQQVLQHMLQSRIPYLRKHYLKCYDEEYFFPGDHVIDECRFHTTQNSITIPYLQKPELCGFIYCIILSMGPLLECDVSCSVYQDGIRVGWLERLLEYENLISDHVVILYHDISEFDKISEVHDHFFSNITFIFENNEDRITEFGVFPVYASESGLKLVGSKEIFE from the exons ATGAAAATCATAATGGATGAGCAGAATATGATAAGGGCTGTTGCTTCTTCCTCTAACTCTTCTTCTATGGTATCTTCTAAAAAATATGATGTTTTTCTAAGCTTTCGAGGCGAGGACACTCGTAAGAACTTCACAAGCCATCTTTATGAAGCTTTGAAGCAAAAGAAGATTGAAACCTATATAGACTACCGCCTTGAAAAGGGAGATGAAATCTCGGCAGCGCTCATCAAAGCCATCGAAGATTCTCATGTATCTGTTGTCATCTTCTCAGAGAACTATGCTTCCTCAAAGTGGTGCTTGGGTGAACTGGGCAAGATTATGGAATGCaagaaagaaagaggacagaTTGTGATACCAGTATTCTATAATATTGATCCATCCCATGTGAGGAAGCAAACTGGGAGCTACGAGCAATCCTTTGCGAAACATACGGGAGAACCCAGGTGCAGCAAATGGAAAGCTGCTCTCACTGAAGCAGCCAATTTAGCTGCATGGGACTCTCAAATTTACag GACTGAATCtgaattccttaaggatattgTTAAAGATGTTTTGCGAAAATTGGCTCCTAGATACCCAAACCACCGGAAAGAACTGGTAGGAGTTGAGGAAAACTATGAAAAGATCGAGTCATTACTAAAAATTGGGTCAAGCAAAGTTAGAATTCTGGGAATATGGGGCATGGGTGGAATAGGTAAGACCACCCTCGCTAGTGCTTTATATGACAAATTGTCTCCtgaatttgaaggttgttgcttcctcGCAAATGTAAGGGAAGAATCAGACAAGCATGGATTTAAAGCTTTACGTAATAAACTTTTTTCTGAGTTGTTAGAGAATGAAAATCTTTGTTTTGATGCATCATCCTTTTTAGTGTCCCATTTTGTTTTGAGTAGGCTTGGACGCAAAAAAGTTTTCATAGTCTTGGATGATGTGGATACCTCAGAGCAACTAGAAAATCTAATTGAAGATTTTGATTTCTTGGGACTTGGAAGTAGAGTCATTGTTACAACAAGAAATAAGCAAATATTTAGCCAagttgataaaatatataaggtCAAGGAATTGAGCATTCATCACTCTCTTAAGCTTTTCTGCTTATCTGTATTTCGAGAAAAACAACCTAAACATGGATATGAAGATCTATCAAGAAGTGCAATTTCCTATTGCAAAGGTATTCCTTTGGCTTTAAAAGTTCTTGGTGCAAGTCTTCGTTCAAGAAGTAAACAAGCATGGGAGTGTGAATTGAGAAAACTCCAAAAGTTTCCAAATATGGAAATTcataatgtattaaaattaagttatgaTGGCTTAGATTATTCTCAAAAGGAGATATTTCTAGACATTGCATGCTTCTTAAGAGGAAAACAAAGAGACCATGTAACAAGCATATTGGAAGCTTTTGATTTTCCTGCAGCATCAGGGATAGAAGTTCTTTTGGATAAAGCTCTCATAACAATTTCAGGTGGCATTCAAATAGAAATGCATGACTTGATACAGGAAATGGGTTGGAAAATTGTTCATCAGGAACATATCAAAGATCCTGGAAGACGAAGTCGGTTATGGAAACATGAGGAAGTGCATGATGTCTTGAAATATAATAAG AATCTTGTGAATTTGAAGACAATTGACCTTTGGGGATCCCGAGACCTGGTTGAGATCCCTGACTTATCCAAGGCAGAAAAACTTGAAAGTGTTTCTCTTTGTTATTGTGAAAGCCTATGCCAGCTCCAAGTTCATTCAAAATCTCTTGGTGTACTTAACCTCTATGGTTGTTCATCACTTAGGGAATTCTTAGTGACATCAGAGGAATTGACAGAACTGAACTTGGCTTTTACTGCTATATGTGCATTGCCATCATCAATTTGGCAAAAAAGAAAACTCAGATCTCTTTACCTAAGAGGTTGTCACAATCTCAACAAGTTATCAGATGAACCCAGATTTTGTGGTTCTTACAAGCACTCCATCACAACATTGGCCTCTAATGTTAAGAGATTGCCTGTGAACATTGAAAATCTTTCGATGATGACAATGATTTGGTTAGATGATTGCAGGAAACTCGTGTCTTTGCCGGAGCTTCCGCTGTTCCTTGAAAAGTTAAGTGCCTGTAACTGCACTTCTTTGGACACAAAGATCACTCAGCAGCAAGTGTTACAACACATGTTACAAAGTCGCATACCCTACTTACGCAAACACTATCTTAAGTGTTATGATGAAGAATATTTCTTCCCGGGGGATCATGTGATTGATGAGTGTAGGTTTCACACGACACAGAATTCAATAACCATTCCTTATCTTCAGAAACCTGAATTGTGTGGTTTCATTTATTGCATCATTCTCTCTATGGGACCACTCTTAGAGTGTGATGTTTCCTGCTCTGTCTATCAAGATGGCATAAGGGTTGGCTGGCTCGAAAGGTTGTTGGAATACGAAAATTTGATTTCAGATCACGTGGTGATTTTGTATCATGACATCAGTGAATTTGACAAAATAAGTGAAGTGCATGATCATTTCTTCAGCAACATAACatttatatttgaaaacaatgaagaCCGCATAACAGAGTTTGGTGTCTTCCCGGTATATGCCTCAGAATCAGGGTTGAAGTTGGTTGGTAGCAAGGAAATTTTTGAATGA
- the LOC114380987 gene encoding putative disease resistance protein At4g11170 isoform X2: MKIIMDEQNMIRAVASSSNSSSMVSSKKYDVFLSFRGEDTRKNFTSHLYEALKQKKIETYIDYRLEKGDEISAALIKAIEDSHVSVVIFSENYASSKWCLGELGKIMECKKERGQIVIPVFYNIDPSHVRKQTGSYEQSFAKHTGEPRCSKWKAALTEAANLAAWDSQIYRTESEFLKDIVKDVLRKLAPRYPNHRKELVGVEENYEKIESLLKIGSSKVRILGIWGMGGIGKTTLASALYDKLSPEFEGCCFLANVREESDKHGFKALRNKLFSELLENENLCFDASSFLVSHFVLSRLGRKKVFIVLDDVDTSEQLENLIEDFDFLGLGSRVIVTTRNKQIFSQVDKIYKVKELSIHHSLKLFCLSVFREKQPKHGYEDLSRSAISYCKGIPLALKVLGASLRSRSKQAWECELRKLQKFPNMEIHNVLKLSYDGLDYSQKEIFLDIACFLRGKQRDHVTSILEAFDFPAASGIEVLLDKALITISGGIQIEMHDLIQEMGWKIVHQEHIKDPGRRSRLWKHEEVHDVLKYNKGTEVVEGVILDLSKLTEDLYLSFDFLAKMTNNLVNLKTIDLWGSRDLVEIPDLSKAEKLESVSLCYCESLCQLQVHSKSLGVLNLYGCSSLREFLVTSEELTELNLAFTAICALPSSIWQKRKLRSLYLRGCHNLNKLSDEPRFCGSYKHSITTLASNVKRLPVNIENLSMMTMIWLDDCRKLVSLPELPLFLEKLSACNCTSLDTKITQQQVLQHMLQSRIPYLRKHYLKCYDEEYFFPGDHVIDECRFHTTQNSITIPYLQKPELCGFIYCIILSMGPLLECDVSCSVYQDGIRVGWLERLLEYENLISDHVVILYHDISEFDKISEVHDHFFSNITFIFENNEDRITEFGVFPVYASESGLKLVGSKEIFE; encoded by the exons ATGAAAATCATAATGGATGAGCAGAATATGATAAGGGCTGTTGCTTCTTCCTCTAACTCTTCTTCTATGGTATCTTCTAAAAAATATGATGTTTTTCTAAGCTTTCGAGGCGAGGACACTCGTAAGAACTTCACAAGCCATCTTTATGAAGCTTTGAAGCAAAAGAAGATTGAAACCTATATAGACTACCGCCTTGAAAAGGGAGATGAAATCTCGGCAGCGCTCATCAAAGCCATCGAAGATTCTCATGTATCTGTTGTCATCTTCTCAGAGAACTATGCTTCCTCAAAGTGGTGCTTGGGTGAACTGGGCAAGATTATGGAATGCaagaaagaaagaggacagaTTGTGATACCAGTATTCTATAATATTGATCCATCCCATGTGAGGAAGCAAACTGGGAGCTACGAGCAATCCTTTGCGAAACATACGGGAGAACCCAGGTGCAGCAAATGGAAAGCTGCTCTCACTGAAGCAGCCAATTTAGCTGCATGGGACTCTCAAATTTACag GACTGAATCtgaattccttaaggatattgTTAAAGATGTTTTGCGAAAATTGGCTCCTAGATACCCAAACCACCGGAAAGAACTGGTAGGAGTTGAGGAAAACTATGAAAAGATCGAGTCATTACTAAAAATTGGGTCAAGCAAAGTTAGAATTCTGGGAATATGGGGCATGGGTGGAATAGGTAAGACCACCCTCGCTAGTGCTTTATATGACAAATTGTCTCCtgaatttgaaggttgttgcttcctcGCAAATGTAAGGGAAGAATCAGACAAGCATGGATTTAAAGCTTTACGTAATAAACTTTTTTCTGAGTTGTTAGAGAATGAAAATCTTTGTTTTGATGCATCATCCTTTTTAGTGTCCCATTTTGTTTTGAGTAGGCTTGGACGCAAAAAAGTTTTCATAGTCTTGGATGATGTGGATACCTCAGAGCAACTAGAAAATCTAATTGAAGATTTTGATTTCTTGGGACTTGGAAGTAGAGTCATTGTTACAACAAGAAATAAGCAAATATTTAGCCAagttgataaaatatataaggtCAAGGAATTGAGCATTCATCACTCTCTTAAGCTTTTCTGCTTATCTGTATTTCGAGAAAAACAACCTAAACATGGATATGAAGATCTATCAAGAAGTGCAATTTCCTATTGCAAAGGTATTCCTTTGGCTTTAAAAGTTCTTGGTGCAAGTCTTCGTTCAAGAAGTAAACAAGCATGGGAGTGTGAATTGAGAAAACTCCAAAAGTTTCCAAATATGGAAATTcataatgtattaaaattaagttatgaTGGCTTAGATTATTCTCAAAAGGAGATATTTCTAGACATTGCATGCTTCTTAAGAGGAAAACAAAGAGACCATGTAACAAGCATATTGGAAGCTTTTGATTTTCCTGCAGCATCAGGGATAGAAGTTCTTTTGGATAAAGCTCTCATAACAATTTCAGGTGGCATTCAAATAGAAATGCATGACTTGATACAGGAAATGGGTTGGAAAATTGTTCATCAGGAACATATCAAAGATCCTGGAAGACGAAGTCGGTTATGGAAACATGAGGAAGTGCATGATGTCTTGAAATATAATAAG ggAACTGAAGTTGTTGAAGGCGTAATTTTAGATTTGTCTAAATTAACCGAGGATCTATACTtgagctttgatttccttgcaAAGATGACTAAC AATCTTGTGAATTTGAAGACAATTGACCTTTGGGGATCCCGAGACCTGGTTGAGATCCCTGACTTATCCAAGGCAGAAAAACTTGAAAGTGTTTCTCTTTGTTATTGTGAAAGCCTATGCCAGCTCCAAGTTCATTCAAAATCTCTTGGTGTACTTAACCTCTATGGTTGTTCATCACTTAGGGAATTCTTAGTGACATCAGAGGAATTGACAGAACTGAACTTGGCTTTTACTGCTATATGTGCATTGCCATCATCAATTTGGCAAAAAAGAAAACTCAGATCTCTTTACCTAAGAGGTTGTCACAATCTCAACAAGTTATCAGATGAACCCAGATTTTGTGGTTCTTACAAGCACTCCATCACAACATTGGCCTCTAATGTTAAGAGATTGCCTGTGAACATTGAAAATCTTTCGATGATGACAATGATTTGGTTAGATGATTGCAGGAAACTCGTGTCTTTGCCGGAGCTTCCGCTGTTCCTTGAAAAGTTAAGTGCCTGTAACTGCACTTCTTTGGACACAAAGATCACTCAGCAGCAAGTGTTACAACACATGTTACAAAGTCGCATACCCTACTTACGCAAACACTATCTTAAGTGTTATGATGAAGAATATTTCTTCCCGGGGGATCATGTGATTGATGAGTGTAGGTTTCACACGACACAGAATTCAATAACCATTCCTTATCTTCAGAAACCTGAATTGTGTGGTTTCATTTATTGCATCATTCTCTCTATGGGACCACTCTTAGAGTGTGATGTTTCCTGCTCTGTCTATCAAGATGGCATAAGGGTTGGCTGGCTCGAAAGGTTGTTGGAATACGAAAATTTGATTTCAGATCACGTGGTGATTTTGTATCATGACATCAGTGAATTTGACAAAATAAGTGAAGTGCATGATCATTTCTTCAGCAACATAACatttatatttgaaaacaatgaagaCCGCATAACAGAGTTTGGTGTCTTCCCGGTATATGCCTCAGAATCAGGGTTGAAGTTGGTTGGTAGCAAGGAAATTTTTGAATGA
- the LOC114380987 gene encoding TMV resistance protein N-like isoform X1: MKIIMDEQNMIRAVASSSNSSSMVSSKKYDVFLSFRGEDTRKNFTSHLYEALKQKKIETYIDYRLEKGDEISAALIKAIEDSHVSVVIFSENYASSKWCLGELGKIMECKKERGQIVIPVFYNIDPSHVRKQTGSYEQSFAKHTGEPRCSKWKAALTEAANLAAWDSQIYRTESEFLKDIVKDVLRKLAPRYPNHRKELVGVEENYEKIESLLKIGSSKVRILGIWGMGGIGKTTLASALYDKLSPEFEGCCFLANVREESDKHGFKALRNKLFSELLENENLCFDASSFLVSHFVLSRLGRKKVFIVLDDVDTSEQLENLIEDFDFLGLGSRVIVTTRNKQIFSQVDKIYKVKELSIHHSLKLFCLSVFREKQPKHGYEDLSRSAISYCKGIPLALKVLGASLRSRSKQAWECELRKLQKFPNMEIHNVLKLSYDGLDYSQKEIFLDIACFLRGKQRDHVTSILEAFDFPAASGIEVLLDKALITISGGIQIEMHDLIQEMGWKIVHQEHIKDPGRRSRLWKHEEVHDVLKYNKGTEVVEGVILDLSKLTEDLYLSFDFLAKMTNVRFLKIHSWSKFTIFNVYLPNGLDSLSYKLRYLHWDGFCLESLPSRFCAEQLVELCMHCSKLKKLWDGVQNLVNLKTIDLWGSRDLVEIPDLSKAEKLESVSLCYCESLCQLQVHSKSLGVLNLYGCSSLREFLVTSEELTELNLAFTAICALPSSIWQKRKLRSLYLRGCHNLNKLSDEPRFCGSYKHSITTLASNVKRLPVNIENLSMMTMIWLDDCRKLVSLPELPLFLEKLSACNCTSLDTKITQQQVLQHMLQSRIPYLRKHYLKCYDEEYFFPGDHVIDECRFHTTQNSITIPYLQKPELCGFIYCIILSMGPLLECDVSCSVYQDGIRVGWLERLLEYENLISDHVVILYHDISEFDKISEVHDHFFSNITFIFENNEDRITEFGVFPVYASESGLKLVGSKEIFE; the protein is encoded by the exons ATGAAAATCATAATGGATGAGCAGAATATGATAAGGGCTGTTGCTTCTTCCTCTAACTCTTCTTCTATGGTATCTTCTAAAAAATATGATGTTTTTCTAAGCTTTCGAGGCGAGGACACTCGTAAGAACTTCACAAGCCATCTTTATGAAGCTTTGAAGCAAAAGAAGATTGAAACCTATATAGACTACCGCCTTGAAAAGGGAGATGAAATCTCGGCAGCGCTCATCAAAGCCATCGAAGATTCTCATGTATCTGTTGTCATCTTCTCAGAGAACTATGCTTCCTCAAAGTGGTGCTTGGGTGAACTGGGCAAGATTATGGAATGCaagaaagaaagaggacagaTTGTGATACCAGTATTCTATAATATTGATCCATCCCATGTGAGGAAGCAAACTGGGAGCTACGAGCAATCCTTTGCGAAACATACGGGAGAACCCAGGTGCAGCAAATGGAAAGCTGCTCTCACTGAAGCAGCCAATTTAGCTGCATGGGACTCTCAAATTTACag GACTGAATCtgaattccttaaggatattgTTAAAGATGTTTTGCGAAAATTGGCTCCTAGATACCCAAACCACCGGAAAGAACTGGTAGGAGTTGAGGAAAACTATGAAAAGATCGAGTCATTACTAAAAATTGGGTCAAGCAAAGTTAGAATTCTGGGAATATGGGGCATGGGTGGAATAGGTAAGACCACCCTCGCTAGTGCTTTATATGACAAATTGTCTCCtgaatttgaaggttgttgcttcctcGCAAATGTAAGGGAAGAATCAGACAAGCATGGATTTAAAGCTTTACGTAATAAACTTTTTTCTGAGTTGTTAGAGAATGAAAATCTTTGTTTTGATGCATCATCCTTTTTAGTGTCCCATTTTGTTTTGAGTAGGCTTGGACGCAAAAAAGTTTTCATAGTCTTGGATGATGTGGATACCTCAGAGCAACTAGAAAATCTAATTGAAGATTTTGATTTCTTGGGACTTGGAAGTAGAGTCATTGTTACAACAAGAAATAAGCAAATATTTAGCCAagttgataaaatatataaggtCAAGGAATTGAGCATTCATCACTCTCTTAAGCTTTTCTGCTTATCTGTATTTCGAGAAAAACAACCTAAACATGGATATGAAGATCTATCAAGAAGTGCAATTTCCTATTGCAAAGGTATTCCTTTGGCTTTAAAAGTTCTTGGTGCAAGTCTTCGTTCAAGAAGTAAACAAGCATGGGAGTGTGAATTGAGAAAACTCCAAAAGTTTCCAAATATGGAAATTcataatgtattaaaattaagttatgaTGGCTTAGATTATTCTCAAAAGGAGATATTTCTAGACATTGCATGCTTCTTAAGAGGAAAACAAAGAGACCATGTAACAAGCATATTGGAAGCTTTTGATTTTCCTGCAGCATCAGGGATAGAAGTTCTTTTGGATAAAGCTCTCATAACAATTTCAGGTGGCATTCAAATAGAAATGCATGACTTGATACAGGAAATGGGTTGGAAAATTGTTCATCAGGAACATATCAAAGATCCTGGAAGACGAAGTCGGTTATGGAAACATGAGGAAGTGCATGATGTCTTGAAATATAATAAG ggAACTGAAGTTGTTGAAGGCGTAATTTTAGATTTGTCTAAATTAACCGAGGATCTATACTtgagctttgatttccttgcaAAGATGACTAACGTGAGGTTTCTTAAAATCCATAGTTGGTCCAAGTTTACCATATTTAATGTATACCTTCCTAATGGTCTTGACTCATTGTCTTATAAACTGAGGTACCTTCACTGGGATGGATTCTGTCTTGAGTCTTTGCCATCTAGGTTTTGTGCTGAACAGCTTGTAGAACTTTGCATGCATTGTAGCAAGCTTAAAAAGCTTTGGGATGGGGTTCAG AATCTTGTGAATTTGAAGACAATTGACCTTTGGGGATCCCGAGACCTGGTTGAGATCCCTGACTTATCCAAGGCAGAAAAACTTGAAAGTGTTTCTCTTTGTTATTGTGAAAGCCTATGCCAGCTCCAAGTTCATTCAAAATCTCTTGGTGTACTTAACCTCTATGGTTGTTCATCACTTAGGGAATTCTTAGTGACATCAGAGGAATTGACAGAACTGAACTTGGCTTTTACTGCTATATGTGCATTGCCATCATCAATTTGGCAAAAAAGAAAACTCAGATCTCTTTACCTAAGAGGTTGTCACAATCTCAACAAGTTATCAGATGAACCCAGATTTTGTGGTTCTTACAAGCACTCCATCACAACATTGGCCTCTAATGTTAAGAGATTGCCTGTGAACATTGAAAATCTTTCGATGATGACAATGATTTGGTTAGATGATTGCAGGAAACTCGTGTCTTTGCCGGAGCTTCCGCTGTTCCTTGAAAAGTTAAGTGCCTGTAACTGCACTTCTTTGGACACAAAGATCACTCAGCAGCAAGTGTTACAACACATGTTACAAAGTCGCATACCCTACTTACGCAAACACTATCTTAAGTGTTATGATGAAGAATATTTCTTCCCGGGGGATCATGTGATTGATGAGTGTAGGTTTCACACGACACAGAATTCAATAACCATTCCTTATCTTCAGAAACCTGAATTGTGTGGTTTCATTTATTGCATCATTCTCTCTATGGGACCACTCTTAGAGTGTGATGTTTCCTGCTCTGTCTATCAAGATGGCATAAGGGTTGGCTGGCTCGAAAGGTTGTTGGAATACGAAAATTTGATTTCAGATCACGTGGTGATTTTGTATCATGACATCAGTGAATTTGACAAAATAAGTGAAGTGCATGATCATTTCTTCAGCAACATAACatttatatttgaaaacaatgaagaCCGCATAACAGAGTTTGGTGTCTTCCCGGTATATGCCTCAGAATCAGGGTTGAAGTTGGTTGGTAGCAAGGAAATTTTTGAATGA